A genomic stretch from Helianthus annuus cultivar XRQ/B chromosome 1, HanXRQr2.0-SUNRISE, whole genome shotgun sequence includes:
- the LOC110873792 gene encoding putative pentatricopeptide repeat-containing protein At1g56570 codes for MLTEPKAHWVLAQSTSKEKKSRARILNCKLHMSHNYELQSATMSRNKLHNKIPVQVRNVLHWTQNYKPQSNPPPFRQKSPAKLSTNLIKAYFDNGLLKHARQLFDEMPDRDVVAWTAMISGYTSCDHYRFAWTMFKDMMRECLDRPNEFTLSSVLKACKGMKSLSCGASAHGLALRYGFVGTSIYVDNALLDMYATCCVSMEHARLVFEEIPVKNQVSWTTLITGFTHRDDGLAALEVFRQMFVEEAEQNPYSLSIAIRACAGVGSHTYGKQIHTSVVKLGFDLNLPVMNSILDMYSKCNCFHEAQLCFKEMNGKDNVTWNTLIAGYVKPDPIKSLHLLFQMELQGCTPDCFTFSSVITACTNLSALTSGQQIHCRIFKKGLEQNLALANSLIDMYAKSGSIQDSRRIFSEMCCRDRVSWTSMMIALGSHGYGHEAVELLNQMVKSGIKPDMIVFIAVLTACSHAGLIDQGLTYFKLMTTTYKMRASQEIYACVIDLLARGGRFKEAYDIIRSMPSTPDESVWAAFLGACKAHGQPAMTARQVLDLKPKKSGIYVTLANMYAAEGKWDDRAKMRNMVNSLGNKKVAGRSWLEVHDQVYSFVAGDDGGSHLEPMYQVLSVLGRHMVEQIDVTRVWT; via the exons ATGCTAACCGAACCGAAAGCCCATTGGGTGCTGGCCCAGTCCACGagtaaagaaaagaaaagccgAGCCAGAATTTTGAACTGCAAGTTGCACATGAGCCACAATTATGAACTGCAGTCTGCAACCATGAGCCGTAATAAGCTGCACAATAAAATTCCTGTACAAGTTCGTAATGTCTTACATTGGACCCAGAATTACAAACCACAATCAAACCCACCCCCATTTCGACAAAAATCTCCCGCCAAACTATCCACTAATCTCATCAAAGCTTACTTTGATAACGGGTTACTCAAACATGCGCGCCaactgttcgatgaaatgcctgaCCGAGACGTAGTTGCATGGACAGCCATGATTTCTGGTTACACATCCTGCGATCACTACCGCTTTGCATGGACGATGTTCAAAGATATGATGAGGGAATGTCTGGATCGCCCTAACGAGTTCACTTTGTCGAGTGTTTTGAAGGCTTGTAAAGGCATGAAGTCCCTTTCTTGTGGTGCTTCGGCTCACGGGCTGGCTTTGAGATATGGGTTTGTTGGTACTAGCATATATGTTGATAATGCACTTTTGGATATGTATGCTACTTGTTGTGTAAGTATGGAGCATGCGCGTTTGGTGTTTGAAGAGATTCCGGTCAAGAATCAGGTGTCTTGGACTACACTTATAACCGGATTCACTCATAGGGATGACGGGCTTGCCGCCCTTGAAGTGTTTCGACAAATGTTCGTG GAAGAAGCCGAACAAAACCCATATAGTCTCTCAATTGCAATCAGAGCATGTGCAGGAGTTGGATCTCATACTTACGGCAAGCAGATACACACTTCGGTGGTCAAACTCGGGTTTGACCTTAATCTTCCAGTAATGAACTCTATACTAGACATGTATTCCAAGTGTAACTGTTTTCACGAGGCACAGTTGTGTTTTAAGGAAATGAACGGAAAAGACAACGTTACATGGAACACGTTAATAGCAGGATACGTGAAGCCTGACCCGATTAAATCCTTACACTTGTTATTCCAAATGGAACTGCAGGGTTGCACTCCAGATTGCTTCACATTTTCCAGTGTTATAACCGCCTGCACAAATTTATCAGCTTTGACCAGTGGTCAACAGATTCATTGCAGGATCTTCAAGAAAGGCCTTGAACAGAATCTGGCGTTAGCGAATTCCCTAATCGACATGTATGCAAAGTCCGGAAGCATTCAAGATTCTAGAAGAATCTTTAGTGAAATGTGTTGTCGTGATCGGGTTTCGTGGACTTCGATGATGATTGCATTGGGGAGCCACGGGTATGGCCACGAGGCAGTGGAGTTGTTGAATCAGATGGTAAAGTCGGGTATAAAACCGGATATGATTGTGTTCATCGCGGTTCTTACTGCTTGTAGTCATGCTGGACTTATTGACCAGGGGTTGACTTACTTTAAACTGATGACCACAACGTACAAAATGAGGGCGAGCCAAGAAATATATGCTTGCGTAATTGATTTGCTTGCGCGTGGTGGAAGGTTTAAGGAAGCGTATGATATAATACGCAGTATGCCATCTACGCCTGACGAATCGGTTTGGGCAGCGTTTCTTGGAGCGTGTAAAGCACACGGGCAGCCGGCTATGACTGCCCGCCAGGTGTTGGATTTGAAGCCTAAAAAGTCAGGAATTTATGTCACGCTGGCGAATATGTATGCTGCTGAAGGTAAATGGGACGATCGAGCCAAGATGAGGAATATGGTTAACAGTTTGGGAAATAAGAAAGTTGCTGGTAGGAGTTGGTTGGAGGTTCATGATCAGGTCTATAGTTTTGTTGCTGGAGACGATGGCGGTTCACACCTCGAGCCCATGTATCAGGTTCTTAGTGTCTTGGGTAGACACATGGTTGAGCAGATCGATGTGACTCGAGTTTGGACATAG